A genome region from Candidatus Zixiibacteriota bacterium includes the following:
- the gatE gene encoding Glu-tRNA(Gln) amidotransferase subunit GatE: MNENMFKKLGFKCGLEIHQQLKTSTKLFCNCPTGYRNDAPDAEIIRHMRPTLSELGEYDGTALMEFKTKKRVIYQLYRNNMCTYEMDDTPPFTINKKALQIAIRLALMLNCAVIDELHVSRKQYLDGSIPTGFQRTAIVGVGGWVPYKDRKIMLSHICLEEDACREVSDNGHDIIFRTDRLSSPLVEVITQPVLETPREAREVNELIGRMLKASGLVRRGIGSVRQDVNVSITGGTRVEMKGISKTEYVERMTAIEALRQKYLLDIKDELQKRGYNKSSFTPVKKDVTDILNIRPSSLIASVTGSGNRFGAVKLPGFAGLLKREIQPRRTFADEFSGRVKVIACLDKMPNIAVNEIPLPVIDSDCWNKLAKELDTSDKDAIVLTWGPRNDIATAMNEIVIRAEEAFDGVPNDTRQHLSDFTTGFERVLPGPDRMYPDTDSPPVAIPACDISNYKRGLPKRSWEYESEWEKLGTPIDISHKVVVSPLLEMFDRLVKQDYINPVKLYSMLKRVYKVNKSVIDFNIDTVASILDRQKQGRLTLKTVEKLFVGSTPAELEPKFSKLISEKSELSDSDIRQAIAEAIKQAEQIDFANNDVKTNYIIGVVMRRFEEAVDGGRVRNLVIL, from the coding sequence ATGAATGAAAACATGTTTAAGAAACTCGGCTTTAAATGCGGTCTCGAAATACATCAACAGCTAAAAACATCAACAAAATTATTCTGCAATTGTCCTACCGGATATAGGAACGATGCTCCGGATGCAGAAATCATCAGGCATATGCGTCCCACCTTATCCGAGTTGGGCGAATATGATGGCACCGCTCTGATGGAGTTTAAAACTAAAAAGCGGGTGATTTATCAGCTTTATCGTAATAATATGTGTACCTACGAAATGGATGATACGCCGCCATTCACTATAAACAAAAAAGCGCTGCAAATAGCTATTCGCTTAGCCCTTATGTTGAACTGCGCAGTAATAGATGAACTCCATGTTTCTCGCAAGCAGTATCTGGATGGTTCAATCCCTACCGGTTTTCAGCGAACCGCGATTGTTGGGGTCGGCGGCTGGGTTCCGTATAAAGACCGCAAGATTATGCTTTCACATATCTGCCTTGAGGAGGATGCCTGTCGCGAGGTTTCAGATAATGGTCATGATATAATTTTCAGAACCGACCGCTTGTCTTCTCCATTGGTTGAGGTAATCACGCAGCCAGTTTTAGAAACCCCAAGAGAAGCACGCGAGGTTAATGAACTTATCGGCAGAATGCTTAAGGCTTCGGGTCTTGTGCGCCGCGGCATCGGCAGTGTTCGTCAGGATGTCAATGTATCAATCACTGGCGGCACACGGGTGGAGATGAAAGGCATCTCCAAAACAGAATATGTTGAACGAATGACTGCGATTGAGGCTTTGCGTCAAAAATACCTTCTCGATATAAAAGATGAACTGCAAAAGCGCGGCTATAATAAAAGCAGTTTTACGCCGGTTAAAAAAGATGTTACAGATATATTAAACATCCGGCCATCATCGCTGATTGCCTCAGTGACAGGTTCCGGCAATCGTTTTGGCGCTGTTAAATTACCGGGATTTGCCGGCTTGCTGAAACGCGAGATACAGCCGAGAAGAACTTTTGCAGATGAATTTTCCGGGCGCGTAAAAGTTATTGCCTGTTTGGATAAGATGCCAAATATCGCTGTTAATGAAATACCGCTACCGGTTATCGATTCGGATTGTTGGAACAAACTTGCCAAAGAACTGGACACCTCCGATAAAGATGCCATCGTCTTAACCTGGGGTCCACGTAATGACATAGCTACTGCCATGAACGAAATCGTTATCAGGGCAGAGGAAGCGTTTGACGGTGTCCCTAATGATACCCGTCAGCATCTAAGCGATTTCACTACCGGTTTTGAACGTGTGCTGCCCGGACCTGACAGAATGTATCCCGATACCGACAGCCCGCCGGTGGCTATCCCTGCCTGTGATATTTCCAACTATAAAAGAGGCTTGCCCAAACGCTCATGGGAATATGAATCCGAATGGGAAAAACTGGGTACTCCGATAGACATATCGCATAAAGTTGTAGTTTCCCCTCTCCTTGAGATGTTTGACAGGCTGGTCAAGCAAGATTATATTAACCCTGTAAAGTTGTATTCGATGTTAAAACGTGTATACAAAGTTAACAAATCGGTTATCGATTTCAATATTGATACAGTTGCAAGTATTCTTGATAGGCAAAAGCAGGGACGTCTTACGCTAAAAACAGTTGAAAAATTATTCGTCGGTTCGACGCCCGCTGAATTGGAGCCAAAATTTTCTAAGTTGATTTCGGAAAAATCAGAATTGTCCGATAGCGATATTCGCCAAGCAATAGCTGAGGCAATCAAGCAGGCGGAGCAAATTGATTTTGCCAATAATGATGTCAAGACGAATTATATTATAGGTGTGGTCATGCGCCGGTTTGAAGAAGCGGTTGATGGCGGCAGGGTTAGAAACCTTGTAATTCTGTGA
- a CDS encoding S9 family peptidase: MRRTFITALLIMFVMLLCLFISCSTKTTLIPMEDFFKNPQQAYFQISPDGKYVSFTKPFERRMNIFVQEIGSEKITRATSVTDRDIWAYFWKGNNRLLYLHDFGGDENFHIFGVDRDGGNLTDLTPFENVKARIIDDMPDRDTDILISMNKINPEVFDVYRLNTVTGELTLAAENPGNISSWITDHDYNVRIAIRTDGINNTILYRDGSEGEFKEIMTVGFKDTFHPILFTFDNKHIYALSNLGRDREVIVKYDLAKNVELELLYENPEVDVSGLNYSRKRKVLTEINYVDWKYQRKVLDPEMEKYYKMLEHRFPGYEIYLTSNNRDEDIFIARTMSDRSTGSYYLFDTRSGKITKLADRNPWLPENQLAEMKPISYKSRDGLTIHGYLTVPRGVEPKNLPIVVNPHGGPWYRDAWGFRGEVQFLANRGFAVFQMNFRGSTGYGKAFWQASFKEWGKKMQDDISDGVKWLIDEGIADPNRIAIYGGSYGGYATLAGLAFTPDLYACGVDYVGVSNLFTFMNTMPPYWKLYRKMMYEMVGDPVKDSILLAEASPVFHADNIKVPVLVAQGANDPRVNIDESNQIVEALKKHGIEVVYMVKDNEGHGFLNEENTFDFYRAMEDFLTKQLLSKK, translated from the coding sequence ATGCGAAGAACATTTATCACAGCGCTGCTTATCATGTTTGTGATGCTTCTGTGTTTGTTTATCAGTTGTTCAACAAAGACAACACTTATTCCGATGGAGGATTTCTTTAAGAATCCCCAGCAAGCCTATTTCCAGATTTCTCCTGATGGCAAGTATGTCTCGTTTACAAAACCTTTCGAGCGGCGAATGAACATTTTTGTGCAGGAGATAGGTTCTGAGAAAATAACCAGGGCTACATCGGTTACCGATCGCGATATCTGGGCTTATTTCTGGAAGGGCAATAATCGCCTCCTGTACCTCCATGATTTCGGTGGTGATGAGAATTTCCATATTTTCGGTGTGGATCGCGATGGCGGCAACTTGACCGACCTAACGCCTTTTGAAAATGTTAAGGCCAGAATTATTGATGACATGCCGGACCGCGATACAGACATCCTCATATCAATGAACAAAATAAATCCGGAAGTGTTCGATGTCTACCGATTAAACACGGTAACCGGAGAACTGACTTTAGCAGCCGAAAACCCCGGCAATATTTCGAGCTGGATTACCGATCATGATTACAATGTCAGGATTGCCATTCGGACCGATGGCATCAATAACACCATTTTGTATCGAGATGGCAGCGAGGGTGAGTTTAAAGAAATAATGACTGTTGGTTTCAAGGATACTTTTCATCCTATTCTTTTTACATTTGATAACAAACACATCTATGCCCTGTCTAACCTGGGACGGGATCGTGAAGTAATTGTAAAATATGACTTGGCAAAAAACGTTGAGTTAGAGTTGCTGTATGAGAATCCCGAAGTCGATGTTTCCGGTCTTAATTACTCCCGCAAGCGCAAGGTTTTGACCGAGATTAACTATGTCGATTGGAAATACCAAAGGAAAGTTCTCGACCCTGAGATGGAAAAATACTACAAGATGTTGGAGCACCGGTTTCCCGGATATGAAATCTATCTAACGTCCAACAATCGTGATGAGGATATCTTCATCGCTCGCACCATGAGTGATCGCTCTACTGGCTCATATTATCTATTTGACACTCGTTCCGGTAAAATCACAAAACTCGCTGATAGAAATCCGTGGCTGCCAGAGAATCAGTTGGCTGAGATGAAACCGATATCCTACAAATCACGTGACGGTTTGACAATCCATGGGTATTTGACAGTTCCCAGAGGTGTCGAGCCCAAAAACCTTCCAATAGTTGTAAACCCGCATGGTGGTCCTTGGTATAGAGATGCCTGGGGATTTCGTGGAGAGGTTCAGTTTTTGGCCAACCGTGGTTTTGCCGTATTCCAAATGAACTTCCGAGGTTCTACTGGTTATGGTAAAGCATTTTGGCAAGCCTCGTTTAAGGAATGGGGCAAAAAGATGCAGGACGATATAAGCGATGGCGTTAAATGGCTTATCGATGAAGGTATCGCCGATCCGAATAGGATTGCCATTTATGGTGGCAGCTATGGCGGTTATGCAACTTTAGCCGGTCTTGCTTTTACACCCGATCTGTATGCCTGCGGTGTTGACTACGTTGGCGTTTCCAACCTGTTTACCTTTATGAATACAATGCCGCCCTATTGGAAGTTGTACCGTAAGATGATGTACGAAATGGTTGGCGACCCGGTTAAGGACAGCATCCTGCTGGCTGAAGCATCTCCGGTGTTTCATGCGGATAATATAAAAGTGCCGGTGTTGGTGGCTCAGGGAGCTAACGATCCGAGAGTTAATATCGACGAGTCTAATCAGATTGTTGAGGCTCTAAAAAAGCACGGTATTGAGGTTGTCTATATGGTCAAGGACAACGAGGGACATGGTTTTCTCAATGAGGAAAACACCTTCGATTTCTATCGGGCTATGGAGGATTTCCTGACCAAGCAGCTGTTAAGCAAAAAGTAA